The following coding sequences lie in one Stigmatopora nigra isolate UIUO_SnigA chromosome 4, RoL_Snig_1.1, whole genome shotgun sequence genomic window:
- the LOC144195980 gene encoding LIM domain transcription factor LMO4.1-like yields the protein MVNSQASGVTPALRSCAGCGGKIADRFLLFSMERYWHTRCLKCSCCQAQLGDIGTTCYSKGGMILCRSDYIRLFGHSGACSACGQSIPANEMVMRAQGNVYHLKCFSCATCRNRLMPGDRFHYLNGAIFCEHDRPGAALLSSHLPQLQSNSVLTDQKVC from the exons ATGGTGAACAGCCAAGCGTCAGGCGTAACTCCGGCCCTGAGGTCATGTGCAGGATGTGGGGGGAAGATCGCTGACCGTTTCCTGCTCTTCTCCATGGAGCGCTACTGGCACACTCGCTGCCTCAAGTGCTCCTGCTGCCAAGCCCAGCTGGGCGACATTGGTACCACCTGCTACAGCAAAGGAGGCATGATTTTGTGTCGCAGTGATTACATTAG GCTGTTTGGGCACAGCGGGGCATGTAGCGCCTGTGGTCAGTCAATCCCAGCCAATGAGATGGTGATGAGGGCACAGGGAAATGTTTACCACCTCAAA tgTTTCAGCTGCGCCACGTGCAGGAATAGACTCATGCCTGGAGATCGCTTCCATTATCTGAATGGTGCTATCTTTTGTGAGCATGACAGACCTGGTGCCGCCCTGCTCAGCAGCCACCTGCCACAGCTTCAAAGTAACTCTGTGCTGACCGATCAGAAG GTGTGCTGA